One stretch of Lemur catta isolate mLemCat1 chromosome 2, mLemCat1.pri, whole genome shotgun sequence DNA includes these proteins:
- the DLK2 gene encoding protein delta homolog 2 — MPSGCRCLHLVCLLCILGAPGQRVRADDCSSHCDLAHGCCAPDGSCRCDPGWEGLHCERCVRMPGCQHGTCHQPWQCICHSGWAGKFCDKDEHICTTQSPCRNGGQCIYDGGGEYHCVCLPGFHGHDCERKAGPCEQAGSPCRNGGQCQDDQGFALNFTCRCLAGFVGARCQVNVDDCLMRPCANGATCLDGINRFSCLCPEGFAGRFCTINLDDCASRPCQRGARCRDRVHDFDCLCPSGYGGKTCELVLPVPDPATTLNIPLGPTSAVVAPATKPAPHSAGAGLLRISVKEVVRRQEAGLGEPSLVALVVFGALTAALVLATMLLTLRAWRRGVCPPGLCCYPAPHYAPACQDQECQVSMLPAGLPLPPDLPPEPGKTTAL; from the exons ATGCCCAGCGGCTGCCGCTGCCTACATCTCGTGTGCCTGTTGTGCATCCTGGGGGCACCCGGTCAGCGTGTCCGAG CCGATGACTGCAGCTCCCACTGTGACCTGGCCCACGGCTGCTGTGCACCTGATGGCTCCTGCAG GTGTGACCCAGGCTGGGAGGGCCTGCACTGTGAGCGCTGTGTGAGGATGCCTGGCTGCCAGCatggtacctgccaccagccctgGCAGTGCATCTGCCACAGCGGTTGGGCTGGAAAGTTCTGTGACAAAG ATGAGCACATCTGTACCACGCAGTCCCCCTGCCGGAATGGAGGCCAGTGCATATATGATGGGGGTGGTGAGTACCACTGTGTGTGCCTACCAGGCTTCCACGGGCATGACTGCGAGCGCAAGGCCGGGCCCTGTGAACAGGCGGG ctccccatGCCGGAATGGCGGGCAGTGCCAGGATGACCAGGGCTTTGCCCTCAACTTCACGTGCCGCTGCCTGGCAGGCTTTGTGGGTGCCCGCTGTCAGGTGAATGTAGATGACTGCCTGATGCGGCCTTGCGCTAATGGTGCCACCTGCCTCGATGGCATAAACcgcttctcctgcctctgcccggAGGGCTTTGCTGGACGCTTCTGCACCATCAACCTGGATGACTGTGCCAGCCGCCCATGCCAGAGAGGCGCCCGCTGTCGGGACCGTGTCCATGACTTTGACTGTCTCTGCCCCAGTGGCTATGGTGGCAAGACTTGTGAGCTTGTCTTACCCGTCCCAGATCCTGCCACCACACTGAACATCCCCTTAGGGCCCACTTCAGCTGTGGTGGCACCTGCCACAAAGCCAGCCCCCCACAGCGCAGGGGCTGGTCTGCTGCGGATCTCAGTGAAGGAGGTGGTGCGGAGGCAAGAAGCCGGGCTGGGTGAGCCTAGCCTGGTGGCCCTGGTGGTGTTTGGGGCCCTCACTGCTGCCCTGGTCCTGGCCACCATGTTGCTGACCCTGAGGGCCTGGCGCCGGGGTGTCTGCCCCCCTGGACTCTGTTGCTACCCTGCCCCACACTATGCCCCGGCGTGCCAGGACCAGGAGTGTCAGGTTAGCATGCTGCCAGCAGGGCTCCCCCTGCCACCTGACCTGCCACCTGAGCCTGGGAAGACCACAGCACTGTGA